Part of the Xanthomonas sp. SI genome is shown below.
CGGCCGCGGCAGAGCCACGATGCAAATGCGCGCTGACGCGCCTGCGCGCATCAGGTTTCCTCCGTCACGCGCAGCACTTCCTCGATCGTGGTCTGGCCGCTGAGCGCCTTGCCGATGCCGTCCTCGTACATCGTGCGCATGCCGGCTTCGCGCGCCAGTTGTTCGATCTCGCCCATGCCGGCGTGGCGCATCACCGCGCGGCGCAGCGCGTCGTTCATCACCAGGAATTCCATGATCGTGGTGCGGCCCAGGTAGCCGGTCGGCGCGATCGCCGAGGGCCGCGGGCGGAACAGGAAGATCTCGCCCTCGGGCTGCAGCCGGCGCAGTTCGAACTTCTCGATCTCCTCCGGCGAAGCCGGATAGCGCTCGGCGTGGGTCGGTTCCAGCCGCCGCACCAGGCGCTGCGCCAGGATGCCGTTGATGGTGGAGGTCAGCAGGTAATCCTCCACGCCCATGTCGAGCAGGCGGGTGATGCCGCCGGCGGCGTTGTTGGTATGCAGCGTGGACAGCACCAGGTGGCCGGTCAGCGCCGACTGGATCGCGATGCGCGCGGTTTCCAGGTCGCGCATTTCGCCGATCATGATGATGTCCGGGTCCTGGCGCACGATGCTGCGCAGCGCGTGCGAGAAATCCAGCCCGATCTGCGGCTTGGCCTGGATCTGGTTGATGCCCTCGATCTGGTATTCGACCGGGTCCTCGACGGTGATGATCTTGACGTCGGAGGTATTGAGCTGGCTCAACGCGGTGTACAGCGTGGTGGTCTTGCCCGAGCCGGTGGGGCCGGTGACCAGCAGGATGCCGTGCGGCTGCTCCAGCACCTTGCGGAACTGCGGCAGGAACGCGTCGGTGAAGCCGAGCCGGTGGAAGTCGAACACCACCGTCTCGCGATCGAGCAAACGCATCACCACGCTCTCGCCGTGCGCTGTGGGCATGGTGCTCACGCGCAGGTCCAGTTCCTTGCCCTGCACGCGCAGCATGATGCGTCCGTCCTGCGGCAGGCGGCGTTCGGCGATGTTGAGCTTGGCCATGATCTTGACGCGGCTGATCACCGCCGCGGTCAGGTTGGCCGGCGGGCTTTCGCCGTCGATCAGCACGCCGTCGACGCGGTAGCGCACCTTCAGCCGGTTCTCGAACGGTTCGATGTGGATGTCCGAGGCGCGCAGTTCCACCGCGCGCTGAATCACCAGGTTCACCAGCCGGATCACCGGCGCTTCCGAGGCCAGGTCGCGCAGGTGCTCGATGTCGTCGGCGGCCGTGCTGTCGCCGTCGGCGGTCTCCACGATCGCGCCCATCGCGCTGCGGCCCTGGCCGAACCAGCGCTCGATCAGGTCGTCGATCTCCGAGCGCAGGCCGACCCGCGGCAGCACCTGGAAACCGGTGGCCAGGCGCACCGCATCGGCGGCATAGGCCTCGTGCGGGTCGGACATCCACAGTTCCAGCACGCCGTCGTGCTCGCCCAGCGGGCACACGTGGAATTGCTTGAGGAAGCGCAGCGACAGCGGCTGCGCCTCGGGCAGGTGCTCCGGCGCGGTGGCCGGCAATTGCTTGGCGTCGAGCAGCGGCAGGCCCAGCACTTCGGCGCTGACCTCGGCGTGGTCGCGTTCGGACACCAGCCCCAGCCGCGCCAGCAGCGACAGCAGGCCGCCGCCGGATTCGCGCTGCAACTGGCGCGCGCGCAGCAGGTCGCCCTCCTTGAGCCGGCCCTTGGCCAGCAACGCATCGACGATGCGCGCCTCGGGCATATCGACAGCGGCAGCAGTGTCCTTGACGAGCGCGTTCACACAATCCCTCCAGAGCGTGCGGCGACTTTAGCAGTTCGGCGCGACTTGCCGCCTGCCTGCGCCGCGCCGGCCCGCCGCACTGTCTACGACGCCGCGGCAGCGCGGCACGCCGTCATTGGCATGACATACGCGGCGCGCAACATCGCGCGTTGCGGCGTCGTATGCACGGCGAGCGCGGCGTCGGCGCTGCAGCGCACAAGCGCGGCGGCCAGCGGCCGCACGCCTGCGCAGCGGTGGCTGCGCAGGCAGCGACAGCGATCGGCGCGCTCGATGTTTTCAGCTCCCGAACGCAGAAAACCCGGCCGAAGCCGGGTTTCCTGGGTCACTCCGGCGCCGTCGCCGGCGCCGTCCAATGCACGCTTACTGGCGCGCGACCAGGCTGACGCCGCTGTAGCTCGAGGTGCCGACCAGCTTGACGTAGTAGGTGCCGGCCTGCGGCGCGGTGAAGCGCACCGTCTCGTTGTTGCCCGGACGCGCCGACTTGGCGTCGTAGCTGGTGGTGCTAGGCTCCTTGTCGAAGCTCACGTACAGCGACACGTTGCCGCTGCCACCGTAGGTGAGGAAGCTCAGCACCGCACCGGCCTCGGCCTCGAAGCTGTACAGCACCTCGTTGCCCGCCGCACCGGTCAGGCCGGCCACCGCCACCTTGTTGGTCAGCGCGGTCGCCGGCGGTGCGCATTCCTCGGTCTGCGGATCGCACGGCACTTCCAGCGCCTTGTCCAGCGCGGCCTTGGCATCGACGATGCCGGTGCCGATCGGTGTGCTGGTCGGGATCGACACCGGGAACGGACGCGCGGTCTGCTTGAGCAGGGTTTCCAGCGCGGCCGGGGTCAACGGCGCATTGCCGGCGGCGATCACCGCGCTCTGCACCAGGGCCGCCACCGCCGCCACGTGCGGCGAGGCCATCGAGGTGCCGCCCATGCCCATGTAGGTGTAGTTGCCCGAGGTCGGCGTGGTCGCACCGGTGTAGCCGTTCTGCCAGACGTAGCCGCCCGGGTTGCCGTCCACGCCGCCGCCGCCGCCCGGACCGGACAGGTCCACCGCCGCGCCATAGTTGGAGTAGGAGGCGATGCCGCCGGTGATGCGCGTCGCGCCGACCGCGATCACGTTGGCGCAGCTGGCCGGACGGAAGTTGGCGGCATTGCCGGCGCTGTTGCCGGCCGCCACCACCACCGTGGTGCCGCGCGCCACCGCGCCGTTGATCGCATCCTGGTACAGGGCGTCGCAGGTGCCGCTGCCGCCCAGGCTCATGTTGATGACCTCGGCCGGATTGGCGTTGGCCGGCACGCCGGCGACGGTGCCACCGGAGGCCCAGGTGATCGCGTCGGCGATGTCGGACAGGTAGCCGCCGCACTTGCCGAGCACGCGCACCGGCAGCACCGTGGCGTTCGGCGCGACGCCGGCCATGCCAACGCCGTTGTTGGTGGCCTCGGCGATCGTGCCGGCGACATGGCTGCCGTGCCAGGAGCTGTCCTCGGCCAGCGAGCCCGCATAGCACTCGTTGTCGTTCTCGACCCAGTCGCCGTAGTCCAGCGCGCCCGGCACGCGCGCGTCGGTCGGACGCCGCGAGGTCTCCGCATCGGAGATGAAGTCGTAGCCCTGCAGCAGGTTCACCGCCACGTCCGGATGGTTCGGCAGGATGCCGGTATCCAGCACCGCGACGACCACGCCGTCGCCCTTGGACACGTCCCACGCCGCCGGCGAGTTGATGCCGCCGGTGGCGCTGCTCAGATGCCACTGGTACTGCGCGTACAGCGGGTCGTTGGGCACCAGCTGCGGCTGCTCCAGCGCAGCCTTGGGCAGCTCGGAGCGCTGCAGCTTGAAATCCTTCACCGCGTACTTGACCGCCGGATCGGCGGCGATTTCCGCCACCACCTTGTCCACGTCGGCCTTGCTCAACTTGCCCGACAGGCGGATCAGGTCGGCGCCCACGCCGAGGGTGCGCACGTATTCGGCACGCACGCTGGCGGCCGCGGCACGGGAGATGCCGTTGCTGCCGCCCAGGCTGGCGCGGGTCACCGCCGACTGCACCGCCGACAGCTTGGCGCTGCGGTCGCTGGCGGCGGCGGTGCCGGCGTTGTAGCGCACCACGATGCGGCTGGAAGTCTGCGCGTCGGCCGGCGCGGCCTTGGCCGGCTGCTTGACCGGCAGCGACGCACCGGCCGCGAATGCGCTCGAGGCCCCAAGCGACATCGCCAGCATGGCGGCGGCGATGGCATTGATACGGAGATTTTGCTTGTCGATCACGTTGACGTCCTCTTCAAAGTTTCGTGGATCAGGCGACTGTTGCGGCCGTAAAAAAGCTCCTTTTTCCCGAATCCGTTGGCCGGCCCAGCCAAGGTCCTTAGGTCTGCCCCCTCAGGCCATTGCGTGGGCGGACGGCGGCACGCGCCGCCGTCCGCGATGGCTCACCAGCCGAAGCCGGCGCCGATGCCGACCGAGCTGTCGTCGCCGCTGAACGCGCCGCCGATGGTCAGCGTGGCGCGATCGCTGAAGGCACGCTGGTAGCCCACCGACAACGCCGACTCGCCGTTCTGGAAACCGACGCCGGCACCGACCCGGTTCTGGGTGCGGATGCCCGCGGCGCTGGTGGCCATATTGAGCATCGCCGCGCTCATCGCGCCCTGCCGGTCGATGCGGCGGTCCTGGTCGCGCAACCGCGCATCGACGTCGCCGCGCAGCACGTCGAAGCTGTCGGCCATGGTGTTGAAGCGCGTGTCGGTGTACGACTTGGCGGTGGCGACGCCGCTGTCGAGCTGGCCCTTGTTGACCGCATCGGTGGCCTGGGTGCCGGCGGCGACGTTGGCGACCTGGCGCTCGTTGCCGGCGCTGCCCACCGACACCGTGTTGGCGCGGTCGGCGACCGACCCCTGGCCCAGCGCGACCGCTCCCTGCGCCGTGGCGCTGGCGCCCTGGCCCAGCGCGGTGCCCGAGGCGGCGGTGACGCTGGCGCCCTCGCCCATCGCCACCGCATTGGTCGCCACCGCGGCGATGTGGCTGTTGGCGCCCACCGCGGTGCTGCCGTCGGCGTTGACCTTGGCGTTGCTGCCGATCGCGGTGTCGTTGGGGCCATGCGCATAGGCGCTGCCGCCGATCGCGGTGCCGGTGACGTCGTTGGCGCGCGCCGCGGTGCCGACCGCGGTAGCGCTCGCCCCCGCATCGGCCACGACCGCCTCGCCGACCTGCGCGGTGGACGCGGTGCCGGACACCGTCGCCGACTCGGACGCCGCCTGCGCGGTGGCCACGCTCGACTCCGGCTCGGCCACCGAGGCCACGCTGGCGACACGCGCATTGCGGGAGACACTGGCAGTGCCGCCGCTGCGCGCATCCAGTTCGCTGACCTTGCCATCCAGCGCCGCCAGCGCATCGCCGACGTTGCTGTAGCTGGCGCCCTGGATCACGTAGGTCGGCGCCACGAACAGGCCTTGCGCGCCGAGCCCGGCACCGCCGCCGAGGAACGTGGCCATGTTGCTTAGCGACTGGTACAGCTGGCTGCCGTTGATCGCCTCGGTGCTGCCGGCGGCGATGCTGCCCGCGGTCAGATTGACGATGCGACGCGTGGCCGGGCCGCCGCGGCCGTTGCCGCTGCCTAGCGACACCGTGTCGGCCTCGTAGACGCGCGAACCGGCGCCGAGCGCGACCGCATTGTCGGCCGACACGCCGGCGTTGGCGCCGATCGCCACCCCGTTGCTGCCGCTGTTGCGGACGAAGCTGTTGTAGCCCAGCGCCACGCCGTTCTCGCCGAT
Proteins encoded:
- the gspE gene encoding type II secretion system ATPase GspE; the protein is MPEARIVDALLAKGRLKEGDLLRARQLQRESGGGLLSLLARLGLVSERDHAEVSAEVLGLPLLDAKQLPATAPEHLPEAQPLSLRFLKQFHVCPLGEHDGVLELWMSDPHEAYAADAVRLATGFQVLPRVGLRSEIDDLIERWFGQGRSAMGAIVETADGDSTAADDIEHLRDLASEAPVIRLVNLVIQRAVELRASDIHIEPFENRLKVRYRVDGVLIDGESPPANLTAAVISRVKIMAKLNIAERRLPQDGRIMLRVQGKELDLRVSTMPTAHGESVVMRLLDRETVVFDFHRLGFTDAFLPQFRKVLEQPHGILLVTGPTGSGKTTTLYTALSQLNTSDVKIITVEDPVEYQIEGINQIQAKPQIGLDFSHALRSIVRQDPDIIMIGEMRDLETARIAIQSALTGHLVLSTLHTNNAAGGITRLLDMGVEDYLLTSTINGILAQRLVRRLEPTHAERYPASPEEIEKFELRRLQPEGEIFLFRPRPSAIAPTGYLGRTTIMEFLVMNDALRRAVMRHAGMGEIEQLAREAGMRTMYEDGIGKALSGQTTIEEVLRVTEET
- a CDS encoding S8 family peptidase; translated protein: MIDKQNLRINAIAAAMLAMSLGASSAFAAGASLPVKQPAKAAPADAQTSSRIVVRYNAGTAAASDRSAKLSAVQSAVTRASLGGSNGISRAAAASVRAEYVRTLGVGADLIRLSGKLSKADVDKVVAEIAADPAVKYAVKDFKLQRSELPKAALEQPQLVPNDPLYAQYQWHLSSATGGINSPAAWDVSKGDGVVVAVLDTGILPNHPDVAVNLLQGYDFISDAETSRRPTDARVPGALDYGDWVENDNECYAGSLAEDSSWHGSHVAGTIAEATNNGVGMAGVAPNATVLPVRVLGKCGGYLSDIADAITWASGGTVAGVPANANPAEVINMSLGGSGTCDALYQDAINGAVARGTTVVVAAGNSAGNAANFRPASCANVIAVGATRITGGIASYSNYGAAVDLSGPGGGGGVDGNPGGYVWQNGYTGATTPTSGNYTYMGMGGTSMASPHVAAVAALVQSAVIAAGNAPLTPAALETLLKQTARPFPVSIPTSTPIGTGIVDAKAALDKALEVPCDPQTEECAPPATALTNKVAVAGLTGAAGNEVLYSFEAEAGAVLSFLTYGGSGNVSLYVSFDKEPSTTSYDAKSARPGNNETVRFTAPQAGTYYVKLVGTSSYSGVSLVARQ